A part of Citrifermentans bremense genomic DNA contains:
- a CDS encoding porin family protein, translated as MRKLFMLSAGALLLAATLTGNAAAEELRGRLALTGKIGIINPAQGELDTPQGTMVVSTDAGLTGGLGLLFGVDDNVAVELEVSRASFHTSHFGTAEVTDVSVGAQYRFPERQRLVPYLGAGMDVLVNDLSSRYTNTTVGAHLSAGVDCIMNRQLSLTLEAKGVESFSADVDTPSGQRGEFDPTNLSVTVGARIFFN; from the coding sequence ATGCGTAAACTGTTCATGCTCTCCGCCGGCGCGCTGCTGCTGGCTGCCACGCTCACCGGGAACGCCGCGGCGGAAGAGCTCAGAGGGAGGCTGGCCCTGACCGGCAAGATCGGCATCATCAACCCGGCACAGGGCGAACTCGACACCCCCCAAGGGACCATGGTCGTCTCCACCGATGCGGGACTGACCGGCGGCCTCGGCCTGCTGTTCGGGGTGGACGACAACGTCGCCGTTGAGCTCGAGGTCTCCAGGGCCTCCTTCCACACCTCCCATTTCGGGACCGCCGAGGTCACCGACGTTTCCGTCGGCGCCCAGTACCGCTTCCCGGAAAGGCAGCGTCTGGTCCCCTACCTCGGCGCCGGCATGGACGTCCTGGTGAACGACCTGAGCAGCAGGTACACCAACACCACGGTCGGCGCGCATCTGAGCGCCGGGGTCGACTGCATCATGAACCGCCAGCTGTCCCTCACGCTGGAAGCCAAGGGAGTCGAATCCTTCAGCGCCGATGTCGATACGCCCAGCGGCCAGCGCGGCGAGTTCGACCCCACCAACCTCTCGGTGACGGTAGGCGCCAGGATCTTCTTCAACTAG
- the elbB gene encoding isoprenoid biosynthesis glyoxalase ElbB, which produces MKKIGVVLSGCGVRDGSEIHEAVLTLLAIDRSGAKAVCFAPDIDCDEVNHLTMQETGAKRKVLVESARIARGEVSDIRNAKASELDAVVFPGGFGAAKNLCSFGQKGADGVVQPDVLRLVKEMAAAKKPICAICIAPSVVALALGKELSPRLTIGNDPGTAGAISATGSKHVDCAADDIVVDRDHLIVSTPAYMLAGSISEAARGIEKAVQATLELVK; this is translated from the coding sequence ATGAAGAAGATAGGCGTGGTACTTTCAGGCTGCGGAGTTCGTGACGGAAGCGAGATACACGAGGCGGTGCTGACCCTTCTGGCCATCGACAGAAGCGGCGCCAAGGCCGTCTGTTTCGCCCCGGACATCGACTGCGACGAAGTTAATCACCTGACCATGCAGGAGACCGGCGCCAAGAGGAAAGTCCTGGTGGAATCGGCCCGCATCGCGCGCGGCGAGGTGAGCGACATAAGGAATGCCAAGGCCTCCGAACTCGACGCGGTGGTCTTCCCCGGCGGCTTCGGCGCCGCGAAGAACCTCTGCAGCTTCGGGCAAAAAGGGGCCGACGGTGTGGTTCAGCCCGACGTGCTCAGGCTGGTGAAGGAGATGGCGGCAGCAAAGAAGCCTATCTGCGCCATCTGCATAGCCCCTTCCGTGGTGGCGCTCGCGCTCGGCAAGGAACTCTCCCCCCGGCTCACCATAGGTAACGACCCCGGCACCGCGGGGGCCATTTCAGCCACCGGAAGCAAGCACGTCGATTGCGCCGCGGACGACATCGTCGTGGACCGGGATCACCTGATCGTGTCGACCCCGGCCTACATGCTGGCGGGAAGCATCTCCGAGGCGGCCCGGGGAATCGAGAAGGCGGTGCAGGCGACCCTGGAACTGGTCAAGTAG
- a CDS encoding 4Fe-4S binding protein, with the protein MNDPLQEESPPVVDTVRCTGCGRCVAACGSRLLSLEVDGFRKYAQIGISKRCKRCLACAAACPVRALRAD; encoded by the coding sequence ATGAACGACCCTCTCCAGGAGGAGTCCCCACCTGTGGTAGATACCGTCCGCTGCACCGGCTGCGGCAGATGCGTCGCCGCCTGCGGCAGCCGGCTGCTCTCACTGGAGGTGGACGGGTTTCGCAAGTACGCTCAGATCGGCATTTCCAAGCGCTGCAAACGCTGCCTTGCCTGCGCCGCTGCCTGCCCTGTCCGGGCGCTGCGGGCCGATTGA
- a CDS encoding adenylosuccinate synthase has translation MANVVVIGAQWGDEGKGKVVDIYTEFADDVVRYQGGNNAGHTLVVGDEKVILHLIPSGILHDGKRCVIGNGVVLDPEVFIMEITKLKANGYLKDDKMLLLSEALHIIMPYHKRIDIARERKSGAKKIGTTGRGIGPAYEDKIGRRGIRLMDLLDEKTFTRKVKEVLEEKNLILTQLLGDQPFTFEEIYEEYMKYAETLRKYAADTSLILHQEIKAGKSLLFEGAQGTLLDVDHGTYPYVTSSSTCSGGACTGSGVSPREIHEVIGISKAYATRVGSGPFPTELEDETGEQLRQAGREFGSTTGRPRRTGWYDALVARYAVRVNGLSGIAITKLDVLSGQETVKICTAYNYKGEVLTEVPANLEVMEQCTPIYEELPGWNDDITGAKCMDELPKNARDYVARVEQLSGAPVVLVSVGPRRDETIVLRNPFQRG, from the coding sequence ATGGCTAACGTCGTTGTAATAGGTGCCCAGTGGGGCGATGAAGGCAAGGGTAAGGTCGTCGACATTTACACGGAATTCGCGGACGACGTGGTGCGCTACCAGGGCGGGAACAACGCCGGCCACACACTGGTCGTAGGCGACGAGAAGGTCATCCTGCACCTGATCCCGTCCGGGATCCTGCACGACGGCAAGCGCTGCGTGATCGGCAACGGCGTGGTGCTCGACCCGGAGGTCTTCATCATGGAGATCACCAAGCTCAAGGCCAACGGCTACCTCAAAGACGATAAGATGCTGCTCCTCTCCGAGGCGCTGCACATCATCATGCCGTACCACAAGAGGATCGACATCGCCCGCGAGAGAAAGAGCGGCGCCAAGAAGATCGGGACCACAGGGCGCGGCATCGGACCCGCCTACGAGGACAAGATCGGCCGCCGCGGCATCCGGCTCATGGACCTTCTCGACGAGAAGACCTTCACCCGCAAGGTCAAGGAGGTGCTCGAGGAGAAGAACCTGATTCTGACCCAGCTTCTCGGGGACCAGCCGTTCACCTTCGAGGAGATCTACGAGGAGTACATGAAGTACGCCGAGACCCTCAGGAAGTACGCGGCCGACACCTCGCTCATCCTGCACCAGGAGATCAAGGCCGGCAAGAGCCTCCTCTTCGAAGGGGCCCAGGGAACCCTGCTCGACGTCGACCACGGCACCTACCCCTACGTGACCTCCTCCTCCACCTGCTCCGGCGGCGCCTGCACCGGAAGCGGCGTTTCCCCGAGGGAGATCCACGAGGTGATCGGCATCTCCAAGGCCTACGCCACCCGCGTGGGTAGCGGCCCCTTCCCGACCGAGCTCGAAGACGAGACCGGCGAGCAGTTGCGCCAGGCAGGGCGCGAGTTCGGCTCCACCACCGGGCGCCCGCGCCGCACCGGCTGGTACGACGCGCTGGTCGCGCGCTACGCGGTCAGGGTCAACGGACTCTCCGGCATCGCCATCACCAAGCTCGACGTCCTCTCCGGGCAGGAAACGGTGAAGATCTGCACCGCCTACAACTACAAGGGCGAGGTACTCACCGAGGTCCCGGCGAACCTGGAAGTGATGGAACAGTGCACCCCGATCTACGAGGAACTCCCGGGGTGGAACGACGACATCACCGGCGCGAAATGCATGGACGAGCTCCCGAAGAACGCCCGCGACTACGTGGCGCGCGTGGAACAGCTCTCCGGCGCCCCCGTGGTGCTGGTCTCGGTCGGCCCGCGCCGCGACGAGACCATCGTGCTCAGGAACCCGTTCCAGCGCGGCTAA